One part of the Candidatus Aquiluna sp. UB-MaderosW2red genome encodes these proteins:
- a CDS encoding Fic family protein yields MSWPRYESEQLYWEPDSSYPVSRRQLLRHKGPYFGAVAPLIANRQVLLSSGLLAIADEAVVELARFDVEVGQMVAPFSSILLRSEAASSSQIENLTASPAAIIRAELGLKETVNSSLIISNQRAMSAAVAASASLSLDSLLEIHRVLLEKFDPVNAGRLRDVPVWIGGDPYGPHKAQYVAPEASKVSELLDDLLAFCQRDDLPALVLVAISHAQLESIHPFTDGNGRTGRALVQVLLNRLGVTNSVMVPVSAGLLKNTAAYFGALDEYRAGNPEPIVEVFARASLLAVSNGRVLARQLSSVRDSWNQILGVRSDAGANRLLDQLLASPVINRLRAKELLSTTEANAQLAIDKLVEVGILTQQGSGQRNRVWQAEAVLTALDDFALNLRR; encoded by the coding sequence TTGAGTTGGCCTAGGTATGAGTCGGAGCAGCTTTATTGGGAGCCTGATTCAAGCTATCCGGTGTCAAGAAGACAGCTGCTGCGTCATAAGGGCCCCTACTTCGGGGCAGTTGCCCCGCTAATTGCTAACCGACAGGTTTTACTTTCCAGCGGCCTGTTGGCAATTGCGGATGAAGCTGTCGTTGAGTTAGCTCGGTTTGATGTTGAGGTGGGGCAGATGGTTGCACCTTTTTCGAGCATATTATTGCGCTCAGAGGCGGCTTCCTCTTCTCAGATAGAAAATCTGACGGCCTCACCGGCGGCAATCATTCGGGCAGAGCTAGGGCTTAAAGAAACCGTGAATTCGAGCTTGATCATTAGCAATCAAAGAGCAATGAGTGCAGCGGTGGCAGCAAGTGCGTCACTTAGCCTAGATAGCTTGCTGGAGATTCATCGGGTGCTACTGGAGAAATTTGATCCGGTGAATGCTGGCAGGCTGCGAGATGTGCCGGTTTGGATTGGCGGGGATCCCTATGGCCCACACAAAGCCCAATACGTTGCCCCCGAGGCCTCTAAAGTGTCCGAGCTCTTGGATGATTTGCTTGCATTTTGCCAAAGAGATGACCTGCCGGCCCTGGTGCTGGTGGCAATATCCCATGCGCAGCTTGAATCAATCCACCCCTTCACCGACGGTAATGGTAGAACCGGCAGGGCATTGGTGCAGGTGCTTTTGAATCGGTTGGGTGTTACCAACTCGGTTATGGTCCCGGTTTCTGCAGGGTTATTGAAAAACACCGCTGCCTATTTTGGAGCGCTGGATGAGTATCGAGCTGGGAACCCAGAGCCGATAGTTGAGGTTTTCGCAAGGGCATCGCTACTTGCTGTATCCAACGGCAGGGTTCTGGCGCGTCAACTCTCAAGCGTTCGAGATTCTTGGAATCAAATACTTGGCGTCAGGTCTGATGCTGGAGCTAATCGGTTGCTCGATCAATTATTGGCATCCCCGGTGATAAATCGGTTACGCGCAAAAGAGTTGCTATCGACCACAGAAGCCAACGCTCAGCTAGCAATTGACAAGCTGGTGGAGGTGGGGATCTTGACTCAGCAAGGATCTGGCCAAAGAAATCGAGTTTGGCAGGCCGAGGCTGTCCTAACTGCCCTGGATGATTTCGCTTTGAACCTTCGTCGCTAA